A segment of the Symmachiella macrocystis genome:
ACCAATCATCGCCCCAGCTCATGTCGACTTCCACCGAGGGTTCGGTGAAGGGAAAGAACGAGGGCCGAAAGCGGACATGCACGTCATGCCCCAAGTAAGTTTGCGCGAACAATCGCAACACGGTTTTCAGTTCGGCCATCGTCACCGATTCGCCGATCATCAAACCTTCCATTTGATGGAACATGCAGGAGTGCGTGCGGTCCATCGTGTCGGGGCGGTAGACGCGGCCCAACGAAATGATACGAATCGGCGGCTCGGTCTGTTCCATCACCCGAATTTGCACGGTCGACGTTTGACTGCGCAATAACAACGGCCCGCCGGCCGCGGTCTCTGCCGTCGCTAGATAGAAATTCTCCAGCGGGTCGCGAGCCGGATGGTCGTCGGGGATGTTGAGTGCTTCGAAGTTGTGGTGTTCATCTTCGATCTCGGGACCGGAAGCGACGGTGAATCCCATCCGCCCCATGATCTCTTTGAATTCATCGATCGTCTGCGTCAGCGGATGCCTATTTCCCAATCGTGGCACCGCACCGGGCAAGGTGATGTCGAGTCCCGCGGCGGTCGTTTTGGGGGCCGAGAGCTGTTGTTTTCGCTGATCGTAACAGGCGGTGACTTCTGTTTTGACTTCGTTGAATCGCTTGCCCAGGGCTGGGCGTTCTTCAGGCGTGGCTTGGCCTAACAGCGATTGCAGATCGCGCAGCCGGCCTTTTTTAGCACCGAGAAACTCGACCCTGATTTTTTCCAACTCCTCGGAAGAAGTAGCTGCTTCAATGGCAGCTTTTGCCTCCTGAGCGTACTCGTCGAATTTCTGCTTGACGGATTCCATCAGAGGTTTGGCCGTTTTGATGAAGGATTACGGAAATCGGAGGGAGATATCATGGTACCGAAATAAATCGATCCCCGCGCGTCTTTGCAGGCGGCGGGGACCGAGGAATTGCGTGTTCGGCAAATAAGCATTGAGACCAGCAAGTAGCTGGCAGCCGGTTTAAGCGGCAGCAGCGACTTGCGCCTGTGCCAGTTCGACCAGTTCGTCGAAAATCTGCGGCTGGTGGATGGCCAACTCGCTGAGCGATTTGCGGTTCAGGGCAATCTCGGCTTTGAGCAAGCCATTGATAAACCGGGAATAGCTCATGCCCCGACTGCGGCAGGCAGCGGTGATCCGCGTGATCCACAGTCTGCGCATATCACGTTTCCGCACGCGGCGATCGCGATACGCAAATGCCCGTGAGCGGACGAGGGTTTCCTTGACCGTACGGGTCAGGTTTTTACGGCCCCCGAAATTACCGCGGGCCTCTTTGAATAACCGTTTTTTGGCACGCCGACGAGCGGCGCCTTTGCGAACTCTCATGACTCTAAACTACCTGTTGTCTAAATTGTGCCGCAATGTGACTTGAGCGGATTACCGGGAGTGCGTCCCGGCTCGTAGATCATCTGTATTAGCCAGCATGAATTGCCCAGCAGTATTGTGCTGAAAAGGCTGAGCGAGCCTTGGCGCCTTGTCCACCAAGGTGGCCCGCCCACAATCCAATACGGCAATTCTGAAAAAACGCGCGTCGTTAGCTGCTAGGCCGCAATGCGGCTTGAATCAGCTTCGCCTCTGCGCCGACGAGCACACCATCCTGACGCAAATCGCTTTTGCGCTTGGAGGTCTTTTTCCCTAAGATATGTCCACGAAAAGCCTTGCGATGCTTGGCTTTCCCTGTAGCGGTCACTTTGAACCGCTTCTTAATTCCCTTATGTGTCTTCTGCTTGGGCATGATCCCGCCGCCAGAGTCTATGAAAAATTGGTTTGAATATCTTCAGAAGTCGCGGATTATAGCGGACTTCCGTTTCGGAAAGCCAGCCTGCGCGTGCAAAAAAAACGTTTGCCGCTCGAGGAATCTCTAGCTGGACCCCGAAAATCACCCCACAGTCATCCCCTTGATCGGCACAAATGCCTGATCCACCGCCGGATTTCACTGCTGAGTCGCCAAAAAACCTAGTGTTTTGGCTCGGTTGAATTCTTGGCTAGGGTGCCACTGGCTTTGCCAGTGCAAAACGAAATCTCGAAAGTACTTGCAAAGCACTGGCGGAGCCAGTGGCACCCCAAATCTTGAGTTTGTCAGAGCACTAGAACCCGTTTCAAAACCCAGTCGCGCTTGTCCCGGTTACCTGCTGTTCGGTGTCAGCGGGACGCGTCTGACGGTTTTGAAACGATTGCTTGTCTCCGCCGGGGGTTAGGACGCCCGCGGAGCCAAGATTGCGCTCATCTGGTTCCGGCCTTCCATGCTGGGGAATTTCTCAACCTTCGCAATATCGTCCAAGTTTTCGATAATGCCATTGAGGATCTCCATGCCTCGGTCCTTGTGCGCCAATTCGCGACCGCGAAAAATGATGTTCACCTTGACCTTGTCGCGTCCTTGCAAAAACGTGCGTGCACGTTTGACCTTGAAGTCGATGTCGTGGTCGCCCGTTTTGGGGCGGACCCGAATTTCCTTCAGTTGAACGTGATGCTGCTTGGAGTTTTTGGCCAGCCGTTTTTTCTGTTCGTACTTAAACTTCCCGTAGTCCATGATGCGGCAAACGGGAGGGCGTTCGTTCGGAGCAACCTCTACAAGGTCCAGGCCTTCGTCATACGCAACTTGCTGTGCGTCGGCTGTGGGGATAATTCCTAGCATTTCCCCCGTATGACTCACAACCCGCACTGGTGTAATGCGGATTTGATCGTTGAGTCGATGACTTGTGTCGATAGTTTGTGTCCTTTTCAGTTTGAACTAGGCAACTCATGGTAAAAAATACGTCTGAACTTTTATCGTGCCGCTACGCCCGGATGTGCGTCTACGACACTCCTTGAATTGTCAGGTGCCACAACCCCGTATGCGGTCTCTAACGATCTATTCGCCAAACCCGCACCGTTCTTAACAACCTGACAAGCAAGAACGATTGTACAACTCTGAGGATATTTTGACCCCTAAACCTCACTCCGTCAAGGACTTGCCCACGACATCTTGAGCCTTGCCGGAGAAAAATGTCGCTGTAGGACGACTCTCCTGAGCCCTGCCAGTGGCTAAAACTCATGTCGCTGCTTGTGCCTGCGGTGGTTTTGTCGCTGCGACACTCTTCAGTTTCTCCTCGACGATATCCTCCGGCGCACGGATCGCTTCCCCAATCTGTACGGCGGTATACCCTTTGTAGGAGCCGGGTTGCGCGTAAAACTTCGGTACGCCCTCGATGTCGACCTGCAAAGGTTCCGATTTTTCGGTGCCGGTGGGAATAACGTCCCCGACAGCCATATTCAGTAGGTCACTGTTGGTTAAGTGCGTCTCTGCCAATCGAACCACCAGGTTGACTTTTGCGTGGTTGACCCCCGATTCGAGGTTCATCGACTGCCGCGCATCGGCCTGTTTTTGCGTGTAGGTGGACCAGGCATTGGACGAAAATTTGCCGGCCAACGGTTCGATGGTATTAAACGGGATGCACAAATTCATAATGCCCCGCATTTCACCCATCGTGATTTCGAAGCTGATCAACACGATGACCTCGTTGGGCGGCACGATCTGCACTAGTTGTGGATTGCTCTCCACCTGGCTGATTTTCGGATCCAATTGGCAAATCCGTGCCCAGGCGTTTTTTAATGCTTCGATGGCCAAGTTGGTGATGCGGCTGGCAAGTCGTACTTCGATTTCTGTCAGCGGCCGTCCCGGCAATTTTTGTGTCGAATCCCGTCCGCCCCCCAAAAGTCGATCAATGATCGGAAACACAATGGACGGGTTCAGATCAAGAATGATATGCCCTTCCAATGGTTCGGCCGTCAGCAAATTGAAGCAGGACGGGTTCTCTAAGCTGTAAACGAATTCGCTGTAGGTCAATTGGTCGACGCTGATCAGCTTGACTTCCACAATTGTCCGTAGCATCCCGCTCAGCGCAGCACCGAATTCCCGACCAAAACCTTCGTGTAGCGCTTGAAAGCCCCGCATCTGCTCTTTGCTGACGCGTTCGGGACGCTTGAAGTCATAAATGCTGACTTGGGAATTCGGATCATCCGCGCGCTTTTGACGGACCTGCACACCCGGATCCAGCGCCGATAACAGCGATTCCACTTCTGATTG
Coding sequences within it:
- the rpmI gene encoding 50S ribosomal protein L35, whose translation is MPKQKTHKGIKKRFKVTATGKAKHRKAFRGHILGKKTSKRKSDLRQDGVLVGAEAKLIQAALRPSS
- the pheS gene encoding phenylalanine--tRNA ligase subunit alpha — protein: MESVKQKFDEYAQEAKAAIEAATSSEELEKIRVEFLGAKKGRLRDLQSLLGQATPEERPALGKRFNEVKTEVTACYDQRKQQLSAPKTTAAGLDITLPGAVPRLGNRHPLTQTIDEFKEIMGRMGFTVASGPEIEDEHHNFEALNIPDDHPARDPLENFYLATAETAAGGPLLLRSQTSTVQIRVMEQTEPPIRIISLGRVYRPDTMDRTHSCMFHQMEGLMIGESVTMAELKTVLRLFAQTYLGHDVHVRFRPSFFPFTEPSVEVDMSWGDDWLEIGGAGMVDPNVLRSVGYDPEKYSGFAFGMGVERFCMRRHNIPDIREFYTNDVQFLQQF
- the fliM gene encoding flagellar motor switch protein FliM, giving the protein MADVLSQSEVESLLSALDPGVQVRQKRADDPNSQVSIYDFKRPERVSKEQMRGFQALHEGFGREFGAALSGMLRTIVEVKLISVDQLTYSEFVYSLENPSCFNLLTAEPLEGHIILDLNPSIVFPIIDRLLGGGRDSTQKLPGRPLTEIEVRLASRITNLAIEALKNAWARICQLDPKISQVESNPQLVQIVPPNEVIVLISFEITMGEMRGIMNLCIPFNTIEPLAGKFSSNAWSTYTQKQADARQSMNLESGVNHAKVNLVVRLAETHLTNSDLLNMAVGDVIPTGTEKSEPLQVDIEGVPKFYAQPGSYKGYTAVQIGEAIRAPEDIVEEKLKSVAATKPPQAQAAT
- the rplT gene encoding 50S ribosomal protein L20, which codes for MRVRKGAARRRAKKRLFKEARGNFGGRKNLTRTVKETLVRSRAFAYRDRRVRKRDMRRLWITRITAACRSRGMSYSRFINGLLKAEIALNRKSLSELAIHQPQIFDELVELAQAQVAAAA
- the infC gene encoding translation initiation factor IF-3; the protein is MKRTQTIDTSHRLNDQIRITPVRVVSHTGEMLGIIPTADAQQVAYDEGLDLVEVAPNERPPVCRIMDYGKFKYEQKKRLAKNSKQHHVQLKEIRVRPKTGDHDIDFKVKRARTFLQGRDKVKVNIIFRGRELAHKDRGMEILNGIIENLDDIAKVEKFPSMEGRNQMSAILAPRAS